One Desulfovibrio fairfieldensis genomic window carries:
- a CDS encoding histone deacetylase: protein MTEPLVAARRLGVVFFPAFDWAISATHPEREERLLYTRDQLQEEGLFDIPGITEYRPSFASHAQLARAHFCLPSVGAVSTDSHLASAGGAIAAARLVLEKKEDKAFALVRPPGHHAMRVVHGNRGFCNINNEAVMVEYIRDHYPHPDGRPLRIAIVDTDVHHGDGTQDVFWNDPHTLFISLHQDGRTLYPGTGFPQECGGPAALGRTINIPLPPETSDEGYLYAVEHAVLPILAEFKPDLVINSAGQDNHFTDPLANMRLSAQGYAALNKALNPDIAVLEGGYAIRGALPYVNMGICLALAGLSAEDIREPGWTPSSTRQRPEVGQYIAKLCDQIVELYRRPPAQPAEGREEDGWWVRSKHIFYDTDMLRESQREAWRLCADCSGLGRIETSSERVDRSLCLLIPRHACPRCRGEGAALAEQARKSGRYAHVLVLDGDKSDVAA, encoded by the coding sequence ATGACTGAGCCCCTTGTGGCCGCCCGCCGTCTGGGGGTGGTCTTTTTTCCGGCTTTCGACTGGGCCATTTCCGCCACCCATCCGGAACGCGAGGAGCGCCTGCTCTACACCCGCGACCAGTTGCAGGAAGAGGGCCTTTTCGACATTCCGGGCATCACCGAATACCGGCCTTCTTTTGCCTCCCACGCCCAACTGGCGCGCGCCCACTTCTGCCTGCCCTCGGTGGGCGCGGTGAGCACGGATTCCCATCTGGCGTCCGCCGGGGGCGCCATCGCCGCCGCGCGCCTGGTGCTGGAAAAAAAAGAGGACAAGGCCTTCGCCCTGGTGCGCCCGCCCGGACACCACGCCATGCGCGTGGTCCACGGCAATCGCGGCTTCTGCAACATCAACAACGAAGCCGTGATGGTGGAGTACATCCGCGATCATTATCCCCATCCCGATGGTCGGCCCCTGCGCATCGCCATCGTGGACACGGACGTGCACCACGGCGACGGCACCCAGGATGTGTTCTGGAATGATCCGCACACCCTGTTCATCTCCCTGCACCAGGACGGCCGCACGCTCTATCCCGGCACCGGTTTTCCGCAGGAATGCGGCGGCCCGGCGGCCCTGGGCAGGACCATCAATATCCCCCTGCCGCCGGAAACCTCGGACGAGGGCTACCTTTACGCCGTCGAGCATGCCGTGTTGCCCATTCTGGCCGAATTCAAGCCGGATCTGGTCATCAATTCCGCCGGACAGGACAATCACTTCACCGACCCGCTGGCAAATATGCGCCTGTCGGCCCAGGGTTACGCGGCCCTGAACAAGGCCCTGAATCCGGACATCGCCGTGCTGGAAGGCGGTTACGCCATCCGGGGCGCGCTGCCCTATGTCAATATGGGCATCTGTCTGGCTCTGGCCGGACTTTCGGCGGAAGACATCCGCGAGCCGGGCTGGACCCCGTCCTCCACCCGCCAGCGGCCCGAAGTGGGCCAGTATATCGCCAAGCTCTGCGACCAGATTGTGGAACTCTACCGGCGGCCTCCGGCACAACCCGCCGAAGGCCGGGAGGAAGACGGCTGGTGGGTGCGGAGCAAGCATATTTTTTACGACACGGACATGCTGCGCGAAAGCCAGCGCGAAGCCTGGCGGCTCTGCGCGGACTGTTCCGGCCTGGGCCGCATTGAAACCAGCTCGGAACGGGTGGACCGTTCCCTTTGCCTGCTGATTCCGCGCCACGCCTGCCCGCGCTGCCGGGGCGAGGGCGCGGCCCTGGCGGAGCAGGCCCGCAAAAGCGGCCGTTACGCGCATGTGCTGGTGCTGGACGGAGACAAGAGCGACGTTGCGGCTTGA
- a CDS encoding saccharopine dehydrogenase family protein, which produces MAKILIIGAGGVGSVVAHKCAQAAKETGVFEWITLASRTLSRCTDVARSVKARTGVDIDTAQVDADNVPELCRLIRQVKPDLVCNLALPYQDLHIMDACLECGVHYLDTANYEPLDTAKFEYKWQWAYADRFREAGLTALLGSGFDPGVTNVFAAWALKHELDEVRVLDIIDCNAGDHGQPFATNFNPEINIREVTAPGRYWERGEWVETDPLAWSMNYDFPDGIGTKKCYLMYHEELESLVRNLKGIRRARFWMTFSDNYLNHLKVLGNVGMTRIDPVRFQGREIVPIQFLSALLPDPSSLGPLTRGKTCIGDLMRGVKDGKEKTVYVYNICDHEACYAEVGSQAISYTTGVPAMIGAKMIVEGKWREPGVWNMEQFDPDPFMADLNVYGLPWQCVEME; this is translated from the coding sequence ATGGCGAAGATCCTGATCATCGGCGCGGGCGGCGTGGGCAGCGTGGTAGCCCACAAGTGCGCCCAGGCGGCCAAGGAAACTGGCGTGTTCGAGTGGATCACCCTGGCCAGCCGCACGCTGTCCCGCTGCACGGACGTGGCGCGCAGCGTCAAGGCCCGCACGGGCGTGGACATCGACACCGCCCAGGTGGACGCGGACAACGTGCCGGAACTCTGCCGGCTGATCCGGCAGGTCAAGCCGGATCTGGTCTGCAATCTCGCCCTGCCGTATCAGGATCTGCACATTATGGACGCCTGCCTGGAATGCGGCGTGCACTATCTGGATACGGCCAATTACGAGCCCCTGGACACGGCCAAGTTTGAATACAAGTGGCAGTGGGCCTATGCCGACCGCTTCCGCGAAGCCGGGCTCACGGCCCTGTTGGGTTCGGGCTTTGACCCGGGCGTGACCAATGTTTTCGCGGCCTGGGCCCTGAAGCACGAACTGGACGAAGTGCGCGTGCTGGATATTATCGACTGCAACGCCGGGGATCACGGCCAGCCCTTTGCCACCAATTTCAATCCGGAAATCAACATTCGGGAAGTCACGGCGCCGGGCCGCTACTGGGAGCGCGGCGAATGGGTGGAAACCGACCCCCTGGCCTGGTCCATGAACTACGACTTTCCGGACGGCATCGGCACAAAGAAATGTTACCTCATGTACCATGAGGAGCTGGAATCCCTGGTGCGGAACCTCAAGGGCATCCGCCGGGCACGTTTCTGGATGACCTTTTCGGACAACTATCTCAACCACCTCAAGGTGCTCGGCAATGTGGGCATGACCCGCATCGACCCGGTGCGCTTCCAGGGTCGGGAGATCGTGCCCATCCAGTTCCTTTCGGCCCTGCTGCCCGACCCGTCCTCCCTGGGCCCGCTGACCAGGGGCAAGACCTGCATCGGCGACCTCATGCGCGGCGTCAAGGACGGCAAGGAAAAGACCGTTTACGTCTACAATATCTGCGACCACGAAGCCTGCTATGCCGAGGTGGGTTCCCAGGCCATTTCCTATACCACGGGCGTGCCCGCCATGATCGGCGCCAAGATGATCGTGGAAGGCAAGTGGCGCGAGCCCGGCGTCTGGAATATGGAGCAGTTTGACCCTGATCCCTTCATGGCGGATCTGAACGTCTACGGGCTGCCGTGGCAGTGTGTGGAAATGGAGTAG
- the nspC gene encoding carboxynorspermidine decarboxylase, whose amino-acid sequence MDCLDFLFSDETPVPSPCFVLDEARLAANAAILDEVQRRTGAKILLALKGYAAWATFPLLSRTGTGPLWGVCASSVDEARLGREEFGGEVHAFAAAWTEAEIVELLDLADHIVFNSPAQWRQFRPVIEARNRARRAENPIECGLRLNPEHSEGAVPIYDPCSPGSRLGIRQRHFDPADLEGISGLHFHTLCEQGADALARTLDAVEKKFGPYLPACRWINMGGGHHITKPGYDLDLLCACLTRWRQRYDARIYLEPGEAVALNAGWLTATVLDVVMADMPVAVLDVSAACHMPDVLEMPYRPEVFYRHEGATARAGAAGERAWTCRLAGKSCLAGDVIGEYGFAAPLEAGQRLVFGDMAIYSMVKTTTFNGLRLPSIGICKAGNASGENRFRLLREFGYADFRNRLS is encoded by the coding sequence ATGGACTGCCTGGACTTCCTTTTTTCGGACGAAACCCCTGTCCCTTCCCCCTGCTTCGTGCTGGACGAGGCGCGCCTGGCGGCCAACGCCGCCATTCTGGACGAGGTGCAGCGCCGCACCGGCGCGAAGATTCTGCTGGCCCTCAAGGGTTATGCGGCCTGGGCCACCTTTCCGCTGCTCTCGCGCACGGGAACGGGACCTCTCTGGGGCGTTTGCGCCAGCTCCGTGGACGAGGCGCGCCTGGGGCGGGAGGAGTTCGGCGGTGAAGTGCACGCTTTTGCCGCTGCCTGGACTGAGGCGGAAATCGTCGAGCTGCTGGATCTGGCGGACCATATTGTCTTCAATTCCCCGGCTCAGTGGCGGCAATTCCGGCCCGTCATCGAAGCGCGCAACCGCGCGCGCCGCGCAGAAAATCCCATAGAGTGCGGCCTGCGCCTCAACCCCGAGCATTCCGAGGGCGCTGTGCCCATCTATGATCCCTGTTCGCCGGGGTCGCGTCTAGGCATCCGCCAGCGCCATTTCGACCCCGCCGACCTGGAGGGCATTTCCGGCCTGCATTTTCATACTCTCTGCGAGCAGGGGGCCGACGCCCTGGCCCGTACCCTGGACGCCGTGGAGAAAAAATTCGGGCCGTATTTACCCGCTTGCCGCTGGATCAACATGGGCGGCGGGCATCACATTACCAAGCCGGGCTATGATCTGGACCTGCTCTGCGCCTGCCTGACGCGCTGGCGTCAACGCTATGACGCCCGGATCTATCTGGAGCCGGGCGAGGCCGTGGCCCTTAACGCCGGCTGGCTTACGGCCACGGTGCTGGATGTGGTCATGGCCGACATGCCCGTGGCCGTGCTGGACGTTTCCGCCGCCTGCCACATGCCCGATGTGCTGGAGATGCCCTACAGGCCGGAGGTCTTTTACCGCCATGAGGGCGCGACCGCGCGCGCCGGGGCCGCCGGTGAACGGGCCTGGACCTGCCGCCTGGCGGGCAAGTCCTGCCTGGCCGGAGACGTGATCGGCGAATACGGCTTTGCCGCGCCCCTGGAAGCCGGGCAGCGTCTGGTATTCGGGGACATGGCCATTTACAGCATGGTCAAGACCACGACCTTCAACGGCCTGCGCCTGCCGTCCATCGGCATCTGCAAGGCCGGGAACGCGAGTGGGGAGAACCGCTTCCGCCTGCTGCGCGAGTTCGGCTATGCGGATTTCAGAAACAGATTATCCTGA